Proteins encoded in a region of the Zea mays cultivar B73 chromosome 2, Zm-B73-REFERENCE-NAM-5.0, whole genome shotgun sequence genome:
- the LOC109944504 gene encoding MEIOTIC F-BOX protein MOF produces MSSLAKASIYLRDCVGSGLSKHQFKLLCSVFNVTTLVLSGFQTMVISEEFPEFRNLLTLLLEKCDLSDNFQMLANFLQHSPDLEKLTLGRCKFSKDPKKKKGKARLSKGCLNQFNVRCKNLKLTEIIYEDDDAKKVVELLWSMSGDLPKNYIKLTKVDPDHP; encoded by the exons ATGTCATCTCTTGCCAAGGCTTCAATTTATCTAAGGGACTGTGTAGGAAGTGGACTCAGCAAGCACCAATTCAAGCTTCTTTGTAGTGTGTTTAATGTGACaactttggtgttgtcaggtttccAGACAATG GTGATCAGTGAAGAATTCCCAGAATTCCGTAACCTTTTGACCTTGTTATTGGAAAAATGTGATCTTAGTGATAACTTCCAGATGTTGGCAAACTTTCTTCAGCATTCACCTGATTTGGAGAAGCTCACTTTGGGCCGTTGCAAG TTCTCAAAAGATCCcaagaaaaagaaaggaaaagccAGATTGAGCAAGGGGTGTCTGAACCAGTTTAACGTCCGGTGCAAGAACCTCAAGCTTACTGAAATTATCTATGAAGACGACGATGCGAAAAAGGTGGTGGAACTTTTGTGGAGCATGTCAGGGGACCTGCCCAAGAATTACATAAAACTCACCAAGGTTGACCCGGATCATCCTTAG